Proteins encoded within one genomic window of Lampris incognitus isolate fLamInc1 chromosome 19, fLamInc1.hap2, whole genome shotgun sequence:
- the zic4 gene encoding zinc finger protein ZIC 4 isoform X2: MSVDALGSPVMDPTFSKRNTALRLVDLAGAHHHHHHHHHTPQSVTGFPGFSSHPHSMAHAHPGEITAEPRLGPSPFGPEHMGHSAALKISPAHHYPHHHHHHNHHMAGHTEVVSSQTGAFGPVQATTVPYSMSHTAQALSAGSYPGHYGHHPDAGSHTLFSGLHHEQPSNGSPGGQALNGQIRLGIPGEMYVRSDHLSQVASSRADPFSASPLHGYGGLNLNMNLSAHHHGAGAFFRYMRQPIKQELICKWLEPEHSPKKLCSKTYSTMHELVTHVTVEHVGGPEQANHICFWEECPREGKPFKAKYKLVNHIRVHTGEKPFPCPFPGCGKVFARSENLKIHKRTHTGEKPFKCEFDGCDRRFANSSDRKKHSHVHTSDKPYNCKVRGCDKSYTHPSSLRKHMKVHCKSPPPSSGYESSTPSLVSPSSDLGREPGGPPLAEPVASSQPANLSEWYVCHSSGASGAHTPPSGSSTPEPADQPPYRNPEPRDTF, from the exons ATGAGCGTGGATGCTTTGggaagccctgtgatggaccctACGTTTTCCAAACGGAACACGGCGCTGAGATTAGTTGACTTGGCAGGGgctcaccaccatcaccatcatcaccaccatacCCCTCAGAGCGTGACAGGCTTCCCGGGGTTTAGCAGCCATCCACACTCAATGGCTCACGCACACCCTGGGGAGATTACTGCGGAACCCCGCCTGGGGCCGAGTCCATTCGGGCCAGAACACATGGGGCACTCCGCGGCCCTCAAAATCAGCCCAGCCCATCATTatccccaccaccatcaccaccacaatcATCATATGGCAGGCCACACTGAAGTGGTCTCCAGTCAAACGGGAGCTTTTGGCCCGGTGCAGGCGACAACGGTCCCTTATTCTATGTCTCACACGGCCCAGGCGTTATCCGCAG GTAGCTATCCAGGACACTATGGTCATCACCCCGACGCTGGGAGCCATACCCTCTTCTCCGGACTCCATCACGAACAGCCATCTAACGGATCACCGGGTGGCCAAGCCCTGAATGGACAAATAAGGTTAGGAATACCCGGAGAAATGTACGTTAGGTCCGACCACTTGAGTCAAGTGGCGAGCTCCAGGGCTGACCCGTTCTCCGCCTCGCCTCTGCACGGCTACGGCGGTCTGAATCTGAACATGAATCTCAGCGCTCACCACCACGGAGCCGGCGCCTTCTTCCGCTACATGCGGCAGCCCATCAAGCAGGAGCTCATCTGCAAGTGGCTCGAGCCGGAGCACTCGCCCAAGAAACTTTGCTCCAAAACTTACAGCACCATGCACGAACTGGTGACGCACGTCACGGTGGAGCACGTCGGCGGACCCGAGCAGGCGAACCACATCTGCTTTTGGGAAGAGTGTCCGAGGGAAGGGAAGCCCTTTAAAGCCAAGTACAAACTGGTAAATCACATTCGGGTGCACACCGGAGAGAAACCGTTTCCGTGTCCGTTCCCCGGCTGCGGGAAAGTGTTCGCGAGATCCGAGAACCTTAAAATCCATAAAAGGACGCACACAG GTGAGAAACCCTTCAAGTGCGAGTTCGACGGATGTGACCGGCGCTTCGCCAATAGCAGCGACCGGAAGAAGCACTCGCACGTGCACACCAGCGATAAGCCTTACAACTGCAAAGTGAGAGGCTGCGATAAGTCCTACACGCATCCCAGCTCGCTGAGGAAACACATGAAGGTGCACTGCAAGTCCCCGCCGCCCAGTTCGGGCTACGAGTCTTCCACCCCGTCCCTGGTGTCGCCGTCGTCGGACCTGGGCCGCGAGCCCGGCGGCCCGCCGCTCGCCGAACCGGTGGCCTCCTCCCAGCCCGCCAACCTGAGCGAATGGTACGTGTGTCACAGTTCGGGCGCCAGCGGCGCTCACACCCCCCCCAGCGGCTCGTCCACGCCGGAGCCCGCAGACCAGCCCCCGTACCGGAACCCAGAGCCCAGAGACACGTTttaa
- the zic4 gene encoding zinc finger protein ZIC 4 isoform X1, which translates to MSVDALGSPVMDPTFSKRNTALRLVDLAGAHHHHHHHHHTPQSVTGFPGFSSHPHSMAHAHPGEITAEPRLGPSPFGPEHMGHSAALKISPAHHYPHHHHHHNHHMAGHTEVVSSQTGAFGPVQATTVPYSMSHTAQALSAGRDFLIRRDLTAQAMPVLTDQTPGSASHHGMFVSTTGSYPGHYGHHPDAGSHTLFSGLHHEQPSNGSPGGQALNGQIRLGIPGEMYVRSDHLSQVASSRADPFSASPLHGYGGLNLNMNLSAHHHGAGAFFRYMRQPIKQELICKWLEPEHSPKKLCSKTYSTMHELVTHVTVEHVGGPEQANHICFWEECPREGKPFKAKYKLVNHIRVHTGEKPFPCPFPGCGKVFARSENLKIHKRTHTGEKPFKCEFDGCDRRFANSSDRKKHSHVHTSDKPYNCKVRGCDKSYTHPSSLRKHMKVHCKSPPPSSGYESSTPSLVSPSSDLGREPGGPPLAEPVASSQPANLSEWYVCHSSGASGAHTPPSGSSTPEPADQPPYRNPEPRDTF; encoded by the exons ATGAGCGTGGATGCTTTGggaagccctgtgatggaccctACGTTTTCCAAACGGAACACGGCGCTGAGATTAGTTGACTTGGCAGGGgctcaccaccatcaccatcatcaccaccatacCCCTCAGAGCGTGACAGGCTTCCCGGGGTTTAGCAGCCATCCACACTCAATGGCTCACGCACACCCTGGGGAGATTACTGCGGAACCCCGCCTGGGGCCGAGTCCATTCGGGCCAGAACACATGGGGCACTCCGCGGCCCTCAAAATCAGCCCAGCCCATCATTatccccaccaccatcaccaccacaatcATCATATGGCAGGCCACACTGAAGTGGTCTCCAGTCAAACGGGAGCTTTTGGCCCGGTGCAGGCGACAACGGTCCCTTATTCTATGTCTCACACGGCCCAGGCGTTATCCGCAGGTAGGGATTTCCTCATTCGACGAGATCTGACAGCTCAAGCCATGCCAGTACTGACCGACCAGACTCCTGGTTCAGCTTCTCACCACGGAATGTTTGTCTCAACAACAGGTAGCTATCCAGGACACTATGGTCATCACCCCGACGCTGGGAGCCATACCCTCTTCTCCGGACTCCATCACGAACAGCCATCTAACGGATCACCGGGTGGCCAAGCCCTGAATGGACAAATAAGGTTAGGAATACCCGGAGAAATGTACGTTAGGTCCGACCACTTGAGTCAAGTGGCGAGCTCCAGGGCTGACCCGTTCTCCGCCTCGCCTCTGCACGGCTACGGCGGTCTGAATCTGAACATGAATCTCAGCGCTCACCACCACGGAGCCGGCGCCTTCTTCCGCTACATGCGGCAGCCCATCAAGCAGGAGCTCATCTGCAAGTGGCTCGAGCCGGAGCACTCGCCCAAGAAACTTTGCTCCAAAACTTACAGCACCATGCACGAACTGGTGACGCACGTCACGGTGGAGCACGTCGGCGGACCCGAGCAGGCGAACCACATCTGCTTTTGGGAAGAGTGTCCGAGGGAAGGGAAGCCCTTTAAAGCCAAGTACAAACTGGTAAATCACATTCGGGTGCACACCGGAGAGAAACCGTTTCCGTGTCCGTTCCCCGGCTGCGGGAAAGTGTTCGCGAGATCCGAGAACCTTAAAATCCATAAAAGGACGCACACAG GTGAGAAACCCTTCAAGTGCGAGTTCGACGGATGTGACCGGCGCTTCGCCAATAGCAGCGACCGGAAGAAGCACTCGCACGTGCACACCAGCGATAAGCCTTACAACTGCAAAGTGAGAGGCTGCGATAAGTCCTACACGCATCCCAGCTCGCTGAGGAAACACATGAAGGTGCACTGCAAGTCCCCGCCGCCCAGTTCGGGCTACGAGTCTTCCACCCCGTCCCTGGTGTCGCCGTCGTCGGACCTGGGCCGCGAGCCCGGCGGCCCGCCGCTCGCCGAACCGGTGGCCTCCTCCCAGCCCGCCAACCTGAGCGAATGGTACGTGTGTCACAGTTCGGGCGCCAGCGGCGCTCACACCCCCCCCAGCGGCTCGTCCACGCCGGAGCCCGCAGACCAGCCCCCGTACCGGAACCCAGAGCCCAGAGACACGTTttaa